A part of Paenarthrobacter sp. A20 genomic DNA contains:
- a CDS encoding helix-turn-helix transcriptional regulator: MGTNSELGEFLRVRRAALQPQDVGVLNYGFRRVPGLRREELAMLAGVSTTYYTRLEQGLSTNASEAVIGAIARALNLDAAERAHLFNLARPVKTRRRAPAKPDKIRAGTLRLIQSMSGTPAIVLGRRSEVLGWNTLGHRLLAGHLDYTAPAAPSTRPNLTRMLFLDQHTRELYVRWPEEARRAVASLRLVAGKSSDDQELASLIGELSLGSVDFATLWAKHPVENCMSGRKYMQHPEVGYLELNFEVLTPPDESGHRVLMYAAEPGTPGAEALQLLHNTTEGVSAVHRVQRT, translated from the coding sequence ATGGGTACAAACAGTGAACTTGGGGAGTTCCTTCGCGTCCGCCGGGCAGCTTTGCAGCCCCAGGACGTCGGCGTCCTTAATTACGGCTTCCGGCGCGTTCCCGGTTTGCGGCGCGAGGAACTGGCCATGTTGGCCGGTGTCAGCACCACGTACTACACGCGGTTGGAGCAAGGGCTCAGCACAAATGCCTCTGAAGCAGTGATCGGTGCAATCGCGCGTGCCTTGAACCTGGATGCTGCAGAACGCGCCCATCTCTTCAACTTGGCGCGTCCTGTCAAAACCCGGCGACGGGCACCTGCCAAACCCGACAAGATCAGGGCGGGAACGCTGCGTTTGATCCAGTCCATGTCCGGCACGCCGGCCATCGTCCTGGGACGCCGCAGCGAAGTGCTGGGGTGGAATACGTTGGGACATCGGCTCCTTGCCGGCCACCTCGACTACACCGCACCTGCTGCGCCTTCAACACGTCCGAACCTGACCCGGATGTTGTTCCTCGACCAGCACACCAGGGAGCTTTATGTGCGCTGGCCGGAGGAGGCCCGCCGTGCCGTAGCGTCATTGCGACTTGTCGCAGGAAAGTCCTCCGATGACCAGGAGCTTGCTTCCCTCATTGGGGAACTTTCTTTGGGAAGCGTGGACTTCGCTACGCTCTGGGCCAAGCACCCTGTGGAGAACTGCATGTCCGGACGGAAGTACATGCAGCACCCGGAGGTGGGCTACTTGGAACTGAATTTCGAGGTGCTGACACCGCCCGACGAGTCGGGGCACCGTGTCCTCATGTACGCCGCAGAGCCAGGAACCCCTGGGGCCGAGGCGCTGCAGCTCCTCCACAACACCACTGAAGGAGTGTCAGCTGTTCACCGCGTGCAGCGGACCTGA
- a CDS encoding HNH endonuclease signature motif containing protein — MGIIGQIVARRASSPRANDLLSQPSLRPVGGPARAAAFEGTTAVGTVALSSEDAGLPGGLGTETVSSETGSSDIGPGGGVHSADVAPGLRVIPAADSKRVAGLIEAGLPSPGMAGVSLAQADEALRSLRESASDEASVFGFVEAADFAGKVEEISRSVEYLQIVAAHAVERARLEAQNSRPGSSAAAPEWRTGWTETPEEPTSGTGATVPEATVPEAPVSAGEARSTNALSVDGSGSAASVLDDGYRNAAEFLRARLRIGIGEARRRLALAAEVLPQKGMTGQEIPARRGILAEALGSALVPSRSATVISTALDKVRNLTDEDTITRMEHALTTTAVETDPDFVTTMTKRWADRIDHDGPEPSEEILHQLQGAFLRRRRRHGLHHLEIFATDEQIETLTTTMNAATNPRLTNSTSTSTRTNRPGTGTGTSPDLDRRSRAQKLLDGLTGACALAMTTGKLPSNGGLRPQLTVTIDHRDLLEQLTGTGHHQPGTRTQTGTAIGAATGTGTGIGTGTDRLNTGTATFTGPMHPNTIRKIACDADIIPVLLGSDSRVLDIGRTTRIFPPHIRKAITARDQGCAFPDCTMPAPWCEAHHTTYWTHGGTTGTNNGTLLCSHHHHLIHKEQWRIDMTTGVPWFIPPPHIDPHQTPRRNHHHTPHRT, encoded by the coding sequence ATGGGAATTATCGGGCAGATCGTGGCACGGCGGGCAAGTTCGCCGCGCGCCAATGACCTGCTGAGTCAACCGTCCCTGCGGCCTGTCGGCGGCCCCGCCCGGGCAGCGGCTTTCGAAGGCACGACGGCGGTTGGCACCGTCGCGTTGAGCTCCGAAGACGCTGGGCTGCCTGGCGGACTGGGCACGGAAACCGTGTCCTCGGAAACCGGGTCCTCGGACATAGGACCCGGTGGAGGCGTGCACTCCGCTGACGTTGCTCCGGGCTTGCGTGTCATTCCGGCGGCGGACAGCAAGCGCGTGGCTGGCTTGATTGAAGCGGGCCTGCCTTCTCCTGGAATGGCGGGCGTGTCGCTTGCGCAGGCGGATGAAGCCTTGAGGTCGCTTCGTGAATCGGCCTCGGATGAGGCTTCAGTGTTCGGCTTTGTTGAGGCTGCTGATTTTGCCGGCAAGGTCGAGGAGATTTCCCGATCGGTGGAGTACTTGCAGATCGTCGCAGCCCACGCGGTGGAACGGGCCCGGCTTGAGGCACAAAACTCCCGGCCGGGGTCCTCGGCAGCAGCGCCGGAATGGCGGACGGGCTGGACGGAAACACCCGAAGAGCCAACGAGTGGCACGGGCGCAACGGTTCCGGAGGCAACAGTTCCGGAGGCACCAGTTTCCGCTGGTGAAGCACGTTCCACCAACGCACTGTCCGTGGATGGGTCCGGGTCCGCGGCCAGTGTTTTGGATGACGGGTACCGGAACGCGGCAGAGTTCCTGCGGGCCCGGTTGCGGATCGGCATCGGCGAGGCCCGGCGCAGGCTTGCCCTCGCCGCCGAGGTCCTCCCCCAAAAGGGCATGACCGGGCAGGAAATCCCGGCCCGCCGCGGAATCCTCGCCGAGGCCCTCGGATCGGCTTTGGTGCCGTCCCGGTCCGCGACCGTCATCAGCACCGCCCTGGACAAAGTCCGGAACCTCACCGACGAAGACACCATCACCCGGATGGAACACGCCCTGACCACCACCGCGGTGGAGACCGACCCGGACTTCGTCACCACAATGACCAAACGCTGGGCCGACAGGATCGACCACGACGGCCCCGAACCCTCCGAAGAAATCCTCCACCAACTCCAAGGCGCGTTCCTCCGCCGCCGACGCCGCCACGGACTCCACCACCTCGAAATCTTCGCCACCGACGAACAAATCGAAACCCTCACCACCACCATGAACGCCGCCACCAACCCACGACTCACCAACAGCACCAGCACCAGCACCAGAACCAATAGACCAGGCACAGGCACAGGCACCAGCCCGGACCTGGACCGCCGCTCCCGGGCACAGAAACTCCTCGACGGCCTCACCGGAGCCTGCGCCCTCGCCATGACCACCGGGAAACTACCCTCCAACGGCGGACTCCGCCCCCAACTCACCGTCACCATCGACCACCGCGACCTCCTCGAACAACTCACCGGCACCGGCCACCACCAGCCCGGCACCAGGACACAAACCGGCACAGCCATAGGCGCCGCCACAGGCACAGGCACCGGCATAGGAACTGGCACCGATCGCTTGAACACAGGCACCGCCACGTTCACCGGCCCAATGCACCCGAACACCATCCGCAAAATAGCCTGCGACGCCGACATCATCCCCGTCCTGCTCGGCAGCGACTCCCGCGTCCTGGACATCGGCCGCACCACCCGGATCTTCCCACCCCACATCCGCAAAGCCATCACCGCCCGCGACCAAGGCTGCGCCTTCCCCGACTGCACCATGCCCGCACCCTGGTGCGAAGCCCACCACACCACCTACTGGACCCACGGCGGCACCACCGGAACCAACAACGGCACCCTGCTCTGCAGCCACCACCACCACCTCATCCACAAAGAACAATGGCGGATCGACATGACAACCGGGGTCCCCTGGTTCATCCCCCCACCCCACATCGACCCCCACCAAACACCCCGACGCAACCACCACCACACACCCCACAGAACATGA
- a CDS encoding 4-hydroxybenzoate 3-monooxygenase, producing the protein MARTPITTQVAIMGAGPAGLMLSHLLAKQGIESVVVEIRSRKDIQETVRAGILEHGTVNLLVDSGVSDRVLREGDRHDGIELRFNGESHRINFKELVGESVWLYPQTDVFMDLAAKREADGGDVRYSVTDTTVHDLEGKPKVWFTDADGQDFEIQADFLVGADGSRSHCRFQIPEANRKWYFHEYPFAWFGILAEAPRSADELIYANSENGFALISQRTETVQRMYFQCDPKENVAEWDDERIWTEFRKRVNGNGFELKEGPVLEKMVLPFRSFVHTPMRHGNLFLAGDAAHTVPPTGAKGLNLAIHDVKVLFEGLDSFYSNGSTALLDSYSDRALDRVWKAQHFSYWMTSMLHTVPGADDFDRARQLGELHSVVTSEHAKAYLAESYTGWPTSR; encoded by the coding sequence ATGGCACGCACACCGATCACCACCCAAGTCGCCATCATGGGCGCAGGCCCCGCAGGCCTCATGCTCTCCCATTTGCTGGCCAAGCAGGGCATCGAGTCCGTAGTGGTGGAAATCCGCAGCCGCAAGGACATCCAGGAGACTGTCCGCGCCGGCATCCTCGAGCACGGCACCGTGAACCTGTTGGTGGATTCCGGCGTGTCCGATCGTGTACTGCGCGAAGGCGACCGGCACGATGGCATCGAGTTGCGGTTCAACGGCGAAAGCCACCGCATCAACTTCAAGGAACTCGTGGGCGAATCAGTGTGGCTGTACCCACAGACCGACGTGTTCATGGATCTCGCCGCGAAACGCGAGGCCGACGGCGGCGACGTCCGCTACAGCGTCACGGACACCACGGTGCATGACCTCGAAGGCAAGCCGAAAGTCTGGTTCACTGACGCGGACGGCCAGGACTTTGAAATCCAGGCCGACTTCCTGGTGGGTGCTGACGGATCCCGCAGCCACTGCCGCTTCCAGATTCCCGAAGCCAACCGCAAGTGGTACTTCCACGAGTACCCCTTCGCTTGGTTCGGCATCCTCGCCGAGGCCCCACGCAGCGCCGACGAACTGATCTACGCCAACTCCGAAAACGGCTTCGCACTGATCAGCCAGCGCACCGAAACCGTTCAGCGCATGTATTTCCAGTGCGACCCCAAGGAAAACGTGGCCGAATGGGATGACGAACGCATCTGGACGGAGTTCCGGAAGCGCGTCAATGGCAATGGGTTTGAGCTCAAAGAGGGGCCCGTCCTGGAAAAGATGGTCCTCCCGTTCCGCAGTTTCGTCCACACACCCATGCGCCACGGCAACCTCTTCCTGGCCGGCGACGCCGCGCACACAGTGCCGCCCACGGGAGCCAAGGGCCTCAACCTGGCGATCCACGACGTCAAAGTCCTCTTCGAGGGGCTCGATTCCTTCTACTCGAATGGCTCCACTGCGCTTCTTGATTCCTACAGCGACCGCGCCCTGGACCGTGTGTGGAAGGCCCAGCACTTCTCGTACTGGATGACGTCCATGCTGCACACCGTTCCCGGGGCCGACGACTTCGACCGCGCACGCCAGCTCGGCGAGCTGCACTCCGTGGTCACTTCCGAGCACGCCAAGGCTTACCTCGCGGAGTCGTACACGGGCTGGCCGACGTCGCGCTAA
- a CDS encoding IclR family transcriptional regulator codes for MANSASGDSVVDRVVRVIEAFPEGVTSLQLTELADRAGLPLSSAHRLVRQLSEHGLLDLGAGGTVRLGLRLWELVNRNSPTLALRQAAMPFMEDIQQVLNQNVNLAVLDGWEALFVERLSRRGSVANRARIAGRMPVHISSAGLALMSHQSRELQAEYLEQFEDPTGKVTADVVRHFLAEAAQHGYAQLAGVVDPDTWGIAVPVVNGKRRTVAALGVVVPLAEMRLQALVPALQTAARGIGRQLGD; via the coding sequence GTGGCCAACTCTGCGTCCGGTGATTCCGTGGTGGATCGCGTCGTGCGGGTGATCGAGGCTTTCCCGGAGGGAGTGACGTCCCTGCAGTTGACGGAGTTGGCCGACCGCGCAGGGCTCCCGCTGTCCTCGGCGCATCGACTGGTCCGCCAACTCTCCGAGCATGGGTTGTTGGATCTTGGCGCCGGCGGGACGGTCCGCCTGGGCTTGAGGTTGTGGGAACTGGTCAACCGCAATTCGCCCACGTTGGCCCTCCGCCAAGCGGCGATGCCGTTTATGGAGGACATACAGCAGGTCCTGAACCAGAACGTGAACCTCGCTGTGCTCGATGGCTGGGAAGCGCTCTTTGTGGAGCGACTTTCCCGGAGGGGATCGGTGGCCAACAGGGCGCGGATCGCCGGGCGGATGCCGGTCCACATTTCCTCTGCGGGACTGGCCTTGATGTCCCACCAGTCGCGTGAGCTGCAGGCGGAGTACCTCGAACAATTCGAAGATCCGACCGGAAAGGTGACTGCCGACGTCGTACGTCATTTCCTGGCGGAAGCGGCCCAGCACGGCTACGCACAACTCGCGGGCGTGGTGGATCCGGATACGTGGGGCATCGCTGTTCCCGTGGTGAATGGGAAGCGCCGTACTGTGGCGGCCCTCGGTGTTGTTGTCCCGCTGGCGGAGATGCGGTTGCAGGCGCTTGTCCCGGCGCTTCAAACAGCTGCGAGGGGAATCGGCCGACAACTCGGCGACTGA
- a CDS encoding aromatic acid/H+ symport family MFS transporter, translating to MPTMPSARRSQWPVWLCWLAMVLDGFDLVVLGTVIPTLIKTGELGFDAVGATFAATISLVGVGLGALFIAPLSDKFGRRRLLIACVAGFSLFTIGVAFAPNVAVFSILRLLAGLGLGACLPAALAYMNDYAPAGSAGKSTTRTMTGYHVGAVATALLAIFIVPNWRLMFIIGGVAGLVLLPFLWAKLPESLPEAAPAKAGEPAKATPAVEHSAGTKQKTGFRDLLQKPYPMVAVGIGIASFMGLLLVYGLNTWLPQLMAAAGYPVSTGLTLLLVLNVGAVAGLFLAGILADKHGTKKIVLVWFGLSAVLLAILSVKIQNEILLNAAVFVTGVFVFSSQVLVYAWVSQLFPARLRGTALGFAAGVGRLGAIVGPAVTGTLVAANIAYPAGFYVFAAAGLLAVAALFLVPHEVKAADTTVPADR from the coding sequence ATGCCAACGATGCCATCTGCCCGCCGCTCCCAATGGCCTGTTTGGCTCTGTTGGCTGGCCATGGTCCTGGACGGCTTCGATCTCGTGGTCCTGGGCACCGTCATTCCCACGCTCATCAAGACCGGCGAACTTGGATTCGACGCCGTGGGAGCTACTTTCGCGGCCACTATCTCCCTGGTAGGTGTGGGTTTGGGTGCGCTCTTCATCGCGCCGCTCTCGGACAAGTTCGGCCGCCGAAGACTCTTGATCGCCTGTGTGGCAGGCTTCTCGCTGTTCACCATCGGCGTTGCCTTCGCTCCGAATGTCGCAGTCTTTTCGATTCTCCGCCTGCTTGCGGGCTTGGGGCTTGGCGCATGCCTCCCTGCCGCTTTGGCATACATGAACGACTACGCCCCGGCCGGATCAGCCGGCAAGTCCACCACCCGGACCATGACCGGGTACCACGTGGGCGCCGTGGCCACGGCCCTGCTGGCCATTTTCATCGTTCCCAACTGGCGGCTCATGTTCATCATCGGCGGCGTGGCCGGACTGGTGCTGTTGCCGTTCCTGTGGGCAAAGCTGCCCGAGTCCCTGCCCGAGGCAGCCCCGGCCAAGGCGGGCGAACCCGCGAAGGCAACCCCCGCCGTCGAGCATTCCGCCGGCACCAAACAAAAGACCGGATTCCGCGACCTCCTGCAGAAGCCGTACCCCATGGTGGCTGTTGGCATTGGCATCGCGTCGTTCATGGGGCTGCTGCTGGTCTATGGGCTGAACACGTGGCTGCCGCAGCTGATGGCAGCTGCCGGATATCCCGTGAGCACCGGACTGACTCTATTGCTGGTCCTGAACGTTGGCGCCGTGGCGGGGCTGTTCCTGGCCGGAATCCTGGCAGACAAACATGGGACCAAGAAGATCGTGCTGGTGTGGTTCGGCTTGTCAGCGGTCCTGCTGGCCATCCTCAGCGTCAAGATCCAGAACGAAATCCTCCTGAACGCGGCTGTGTTCGTCACCGGAGTCTTCGTGTTCAGCTCCCAGGTTTTGGTCTACGCCTGGGTCAGCCAGTTGTTCCCGGCCAGGCTCCGCGGAACCGCCCTGGGCTTCGCAGCAGGTGTTGGCAGGTTGGGCGCAATCGTTGGTCCTGCCGTGACGGGAACCTTGGTAGCCGCGAATATCGCCTACCCTGCCGGCTTCTACGTGTTCGCCGCCGCCGGCCTACTGGCGGTTGCCGCACTGTTCCTGGTGCCGCACGAGGTCAAAGCCGCCGATACAACCGTGCCGGCGGACCGCTAA
- a CDS encoding Hpt domain-containing protein has product MTDEADPVQAPEPSVLEPCRLQSLADELGDSTPAIRFLSTYLSMLPGRILRISNGLCRHDPDASMDAVLSLKISSAMVGALETENQCRAMETMIREDHFDSAVQALPELQKSTDRCFAAGPQLLSKAQESLCKRPQVWPKG; this is encoded by the coding sequence GTGACTGACGAAGCAGATCCGGTCCAGGCGCCGGAGCCATCCGTCCTGGAACCGTGCAGGCTGCAATCGCTGGCTGACGAGTTGGGAGACTCCACGCCGGCCATCCGTTTCCTCTCCACGTACCTGTCCATGTTGCCTGGCCGGATCCTGAGGATCTCCAACGGCCTGTGCAGGCACGATCCCGACGCGAGCATGGATGCGGTCCTGAGCTTGAAGATTTCCTCGGCCATGGTTGGAGCTTTGGAAACAGAGAACCAATGCCGGGCCATGGAAACGATGATCCGCGAGGACCACTTCGATTCAGCAGTCCAGGCGCTCCCGGAGCTTCAGAAATCCACCGACCGCTGCTTCGCGGCGGGGCCGCAGCTGCTCTCGAAGGCGCAGGAGTCCTTATGCAAGCGCCCGCAGGTTTGGCCGAAAGGTTAG
- a CDS encoding signal peptidase I, which produces MSTLTSINGPALHGRRSASKPAAATATASAVVETAAVDAATESVAVKPSAAAPTFTKAGAFRRVAGSAVKFIGIGALVLAALAFVLLAIGPRVFGYQTSTMLTGSMAPLINPGDVVVTVPTPITDVKVGDIITYHIPVEDQRVETHRITEVTATADGGVAVQTKGDANNGIDPWIATLEGKTVDKQVATIPYVGNAIRALREPVVMNILMYGAPAILVIGMLASIWTKDPNKSAPEGAAQPQAARGD; this is translated from the coding sequence ATGAGCACCCTCACCAGCATCAACGGACCAGCTCTCCACGGCCGGCGTTCCGCCTCGAAGCCCGCCGCCGCAACCGCGACCGCATCCGCCGTCGTCGAGACCGCCGCCGTCGACGCCGCAACCGAGTCTGTCGCTGTCAAGCCGTCCGCAGCGGCCCCCACGTTCACCAAAGCCGGCGCCTTCCGCCGGGTTGCCGGGTCGGCTGTGAAGTTCATCGGCATCGGCGCGCTGGTTCTCGCGGCCTTGGCATTCGTCCTGCTGGCGATTGGGCCGCGCGTCTTCGGATACCAGACCTCCACTATGCTGACCGGTTCCATGGCGCCCCTGATCAACCCGGGCGACGTCGTCGTGACCGTCCCAACACCCATCACGGACGTCAAAGTGGGCGACATCATCACGTACCACATCCCCGTGGAGGACCAGCGGGTAGAGACCCACCGCATCACCGAGGTCACCGCCACCGCCGACGGCGGCGTAGCCGTCCAGACCAAAGGTGACGCCAACAACGGCATCGACCCCTGGATCGCCACCCTCGAAGGCAAAACCGTGGACAAGCAGGTCGCCACCATCCCCTACGTCGGCAACGCCATCCGCGCCCTCCGCGAACCCGTCGTCATGAACATCCTGATGTACGGTGCACCGGCCATCCTGGTCATCGGAATGCTCGCCTCCATCTGGACCAAGGACCCCAACAAGTCAGCCCCGGAAGGCGCCGCACAGCCCCAGGCAGCAAGGGGTGACTGA
- a CDS encoding TasA family protein has translation MAITLKTTSGKILASVALVGTAAAVAGMGTYGAFTSSTSASQAVTAGTVTIALGTGASNTLNVPVAGLLPGDKVEKLVTLANTGNSDLNNVTLTTSAGATASLLTTDVTNGLQLSIENCSVAWTGTAAPYSCAGTKTTVLANGPVIAANKVLNNLTSLTSTKTDNLKVTTALPATANNDFQGATSTVGFSFTGTQRTETTK, from the coding sequence ATGGCCATCACCCTCAAGACCACCTCCGGCAAGATCCTCGCCTCCGTCGCACTGGTCGGCACCGCAGCCGCCGTCGCCGGCATGGGCACCTACGGCGCGTTCACCTCCTCCACCTCCGCCTCCCAGGCCGTCACCGCAGGAACCGTCACCATCGCCCTGGGCACCGGAGCCTCCAACACGCTGAACGTCCCCGTCGCCGGCCTCCTGCCGGGCGACAAGGTCGAAAAGCTCGTCACCCTGGCCAACACCGGCAACTCGGACCTGAACAACGTCACCCTCACCACCTCCGCCGGCGCCACCGCCTCCCTGCTCACCACCGACGTGACCAACGGCCTGCAACTGAGCATCGAAAACTGCTCCGTCGCCTGGACCGGCACCGCCGCCCCCTACAGCTGCGCCGGCACCAAAACCACCGTCCTGGCCAACGGCCCCGTGATCGCAGCGAACAAGGTCCTGAACAACCTGACCTCCCTGACCTCGACCAAAACCGACAACCTCAAGGTCACCACCGCGTTGCCCGCCACCGCGAACAACGACTTCCAGGGCGCCACCTCCACCGTCGGATTCTCCTTCACCGGCACCCAACGCACCGAAACCACCAAGTAA
- a CDS encoding ZIP family metal transporter: MPMWLQALLWGTLAGGALVLGAGIAWLWKVPPKIVSTVMAFGAGVLISALAFELVDEAVQGGGLVPTILGFLVGALIFVGSNVLLARAGAKHRKRSSGPQPSEKDTPGSGTAIAVGALIDGIPESVVLGVGLLAGGAVSPAMLAAVFISNVPEGLSSTAGMKKAGRSPAYVFGTWIGIAVFSGLAALIGYTALENAPETVIAFITAIAAGGILAMLADTMIPEAFEEHHNLTGLTAAVGFLSAFTIHHVGG; this comes from the coding sequence ATGCCGATGTGGTTGCAAGCCCTGCTATGGGGAACACTGGCCGGCGGAGCCCTTGTCCTCGGAGCCGGTATCGCTTGGCTGTGGAAAGTCCCGCCCAAGATTGTTTCCACGGTGATGGCCTTCGGCGCCGGCGTCCTGATCTCCGCCCTTGCCTTTGAACTCGTGGACGAGGCTGTCCAAGGCGGCGGATTGGTCCCCACCATCCTTGGCTTCCTCGTGGGTGCCTTGATCTTTGTGGGCTCGAACGTTCTGCTGGCGCGCGCCGGGGCCAAACATCGAAAGCGCTCCAGCGGGCCCCAACCCTCCGAGAAGGACACGCCAGGCAGCGGAACGGCCATCGCCGTCGGAGCACTGATTGACGGCATTCCCGAATCGGTGGTCCTTGGCGTCGGGCTCCTCGCCGGCGGGGCTGTGAGCCCGGCGATGCTGGCAGCCGTCTTCATCTCCAACGTCCCGGAGGGCCTTTCCAGTACAGCCGGCATGAAGAAGGCCGGACGAAGCCCCGCGTACGTTTTTGGAACATGGATCGGCATCGCAGTTTTCAGCGGACTCGCTGCCCTGATCGGCTACACCGCCTTGGAGAACGCCCCCGAGACCGTGATTGCGTTCATCACCGCCATCGCTGCAGGCGGAATCCTTGCCATGCTTGCCGACACCATGATCCCCGAGGCCTTCGAAGAGCATCACAACCTCACCGGACTCACTGCCGCTGTCGGCTTCCTGAGCGCCTTCACCATCCATCACGTCGGAGGCTAG